From one Microbacterium aurum genomic stretch:
- a CDS encoding ATP-dependent Clp protease ATP-binding subunit — translation MNAQPAPGQEEQKSPLEQFGINLTDRARQGKLDPVIGRDSEIRRVSQVLTRRTKNNPVLIGEPGVGKTAVVEGLAQRIVAGDVAESLKDKELVSLDISALVAGAMYRGQFEERLKSVLKEITESDGRIITFIDELHVLMGAGGGEGSVAASNMLKPMLARGELRLIGATTLDEYREFIEKDAALERRFQQVYVGEPSVEDTVAILRGLKGRYEAHHGVTISDSALVAAAALSNRYIPSRQLPDKAIDLIDEAMSRLKMEIDSSPVEIDQLRRQVDRMKLEDLALKKEKDDASKERRAKLREQMDAAESELAVLEARWARERGGLRRVGELKEQYDQAVTDRDRALREGDYALASKLEYETIKRLQQEIADAERAAAMPADEPRMVNEQVTDEDIAAVIAAWTGIPVGRLLQGESEKLVHLEAELGKRLIGQKDAVKAVSDAVRRSRAGISDPNRPTGSFLFLGPTGVGKTELAKALAEFLFDDERAMVRIDMSEYGEKHSVARLVGAPPGYIGYEQGGQLTEAVRRRPYSVVLLDEVEKAHPEVFDILLQVLDDGRLTDGQGRTVDFTNTILILTSNLGSPILIDPTLPVEVKREQVMALVRQAFRPEFLNRLDDIVMFQALTEDDLAQIVELSVDALQRRLHERRLTLAVTPDARAWLAERGYDPLFGARPLRRLIQSEIQDRLAMALLSGGVHDGDVVRVDVAADGSGLALTSSGPAPADAAASGSAGTDPDDDVIEADLLDD, via the coding sequence ATGAACGCACAACCCGCGCCCGGGCAGGAGGAGCAGAAGAGCCCCCTCGAGCAGTTCGGGATCAACCTCACCGACCGCGCTCGGCAGGGAAAGCTCGACCCGGTGATCGGACGCGACAGCGAGATCCGCCGCGTCAGCCAGGTGCTCACCCGGCGCACGAAGAACAACCCGGTGCTGATCGGCGAGCCCGGTGTCGGTAAGACCGCCGTCGTCGAGGGCCTCGCCCAGCGCATCGTCGCAGGCGACGTCGCCGAGTCGCTCAAGGACAAGGAGCTCGTCTCGCTCGACATCTCCGCGCTCGTGGCCGGCGCGATGTACCGCGGCCAGTTCGAGGAGCGACTGAAGAGCGTCCTCAAGGAGATCACCGAGTCCGACGGCCGCATCATCACGTTCATCGACGAGCTGCACGTCCTCATGGGCGCCGGCGGTGGCGAAGGGTCGGTCGCGGCATCCAACATGCTCAAGCCCATGCTCGCGCGCGGCGAACTGCGCCTGATTGGCGCGACGACGCTCGACGAGTACCGCGAGTTCATCGAGAAGGATGCCGCGCTGGAGCGCCGCTTCCAGCAGGTCTACGTCGGCGAGCCCTCGGTCGAGGACACCGTCGCGATCCTCCGCGGGCTCAAGGGGCGCTACGAAGCGCACCACGGCGTCACGATCAGCGACAGCGCGCTCGTCGCGGCCGCCGCGCTCTCGAACCGCTACATTCCGTCGCGGCAACTGCCCGACAAGGCCATCGACCTGATCGACGAGGCCATGAGCCGGCTGAAGATGGAGATCGACTCGAGTCCCGTCGAGATCGACCAGCTGCGCCGTCAGGTCGACCGCATGAAGCTCGAGGACCTCGCCCTCAAGAAGGAGAAGGACGACGCCTCGAAGGAGCGTCGTGCGAAGCTGCGCGAGCAGATGGATGCCGCGGAGTCTGAACTCGCGGTGCTCGAGGCCCGCTGGGCGCGTGAGCGCGGCGGGCTCCGCCGCGTCGGCGAGCTCAAGGAGCAGTACGACCAGGCCGTCACCGACCGCGACCGGGCCCTCCGGGAAGGCGACTACGCGCTCGCGTCGAAGCTCGAGTACGAGACGATCAAGCGCCTGCAGCAGGAGATCGCCGACGCGGAGCGCGCGGCGGCGATGCCTGCCGACGAGCCCCGCATGGTCAACGAGCAGGTGACCGACGAGGACATCGCCGCCGTCATCGCGGCGTGGACGGGCATCCCGGTGGGGCGCCTCCTGCAGGGCGAGAGCGAGAAGCTCGTACACCTCGAGGCCGAGCTGGGCAAGCGCTTGATCGGTCAGAAGGATGCCGTGAAGGCCGTGTCCGATGCGGTGCGGCGCTCGCGCGCGGGCATCAGCGACCCGAACCGGCCGACCGGTTCGTTCCTCTTCCTCGGCCCGACGGGCGTCGGCAAGACCGAGCTCGCGAAGGCGCTCGCGGAGTTCCTCTTCGACGACGAGCGCGCGATGGTGCGCATCGACATGAGTGAGTACGGCGAGAAGCATTCCGTCGCCCGGCTCGTCGGCGCTCCTCCGGGATACATCGGCTACGAGCAGGGTGGCCAGCTGACCGAGGCCGTGCGGCGGCGCCCCTACTCGGTCGTGCTCCTTGACGAGGTCGAGAAGGCGCACCCCGAGGTGTTCGACATCCTGCTGCAGGTGCTCGACGACGGGCGGCTGACCGACGGCCAGGGCCGCACGGTCGACTTCACGAACACGATCCTGATCCTCACCTCGAACCTCGGCTCGCCGATCCTCATCGACCCGACGCTGCCCGTCGAGGTCAAGCGGGAGCAGGTCATGGCGCTCGTCCGACAGGCGTTCCGGCCCGAGTTCCTCAACCGACTCGATGACATCGTGATGTTCCAGGCGCTGACCGAGGACGACCTCGCGCAGATCGTGGAGCTGTCGGTCGACGCGCTGCAGCGGCGGTTGCACGAGCGCCGGCTGACCCTCGCGGTCACGCCGGATGCCCGGGCCTGGCTCGCCGAGCGCGGCTACGACCCGCTGTTCGGCGCGCGGCCGCTGCGGCGGCTCATCCAGTCCGAGATCCAGGACCGGCTCGCGATGGCGCTGCTCTCCGGCGGCGTGCACGACGGCGACGTCGTGCGGGTCGACGTCGCGGCGGACGGATCCGGGCTCGCGCTCACGAGCAGCGGCCCCGCCCCGGCGGATGCCGCGGCATCCGGTTCGGCCGGCACCGACCCGGACGACGACGTGATCGAGGCCGACCTCCTCGACGACTAA
- a CDS encoding UbiA family prenyltransferase, with translation MRRLRALWAASHPGPSLVVTVLAVALGVGADLPPWRLALLAVAVLAGQLSVGISNDAIDAARDRAVGRRDKPIARGDVDLRTAWVAAAAAVVVALVLSAVLGLAMAAVHAVALASAWAYNAGLKKSAWSIAPFIVSFGLFPSLATLAADPPRLATPWATLAGAALGAAVHLTNVLPDLEDDDRTGIRGLPHGLGARVSVIVAIAGIVVGAVAVLVGPVGGDLGRIGPVAWLFFAAVGAVAVVTLVRALRHPPGRALFRLTMLCALLLAAQLVATRGS, from the coding sequence ATGCGGCGGCTGCGGGCGCTGTGGGCGGCGTCGCACCCCGGGCCGTCGCTGGTGGTGACGGTGCTCGCCGTCGCCCTGGGCGTCGGCGCGGACCTGCCGCCGTGGCGCCTCGCCCTGCTGGCGGTCGCGGTGCTGGCGGGTCAGTTGTCGGTCGGAATCTCCAACGACGCGATCGACGCGGCCCGCGATCGCGCGGTCGGTCGGCGCGACAAGCCGATCGCCCGCGGCGACGTCGACCTGCGCACGGCGTGGGTCGCGGCGGCCGCCGCCGTGGTGGTCGCGCTCGTCCTGTCGGCCGTGCTCGGGCTCGCGATGGCCGCCGTGCACGCCGTCGCGCTCGCCTCCGCGTGGGCCTACAACGCCGGCCTGAAGAAGTCGGCGTGGTCGATCGCACCGTTCATCGTGAGCTTCGGCCTGTTCCCGTCGCTGGCGACGCTCGCGGCCGATCCGCCGCGGCTCGCGACCCCCTGGGCGACGCTCGCCGGCGCCGCGCTCGGCGCGGCCGTGCACCTCACGAACGTCCTGCCCGACCTCGAGGACGATGATCGCACCGGCATCCGGGGCCTGCCGCACGGGCTGGGCGCGCGTGTGTCCGTCATCGTCGCGATCGCCGGCATCGTCGTCGGTGCGGTCGCGGTGCTCGTGGGACCCGTCGGCGGCGATCTCGGTCGGATCGGCCCGGTCGCCTGGCTGTTCTTCGCCGCCGTGGGCGCCGTCGCTGTCGTGACGCTGGTGCGCGCGCTGCGGCATCCGCCCGGTCGCGCGCTGTTCCGTCTGACGATGCTCTGCGCGCTCCTCCTCGCCGCCCAACTCGTCGCGACCCGCGGGTCGTGA
- a CDS encoding FAD-dependent oxidoreductase, with the protein MPEVLIVGAGPVGIMLGAELTRRGVEAIVLERRIAVGAASRAIGLHAPVLAALEDGGATERILDGAVRVARGECRGLGADGWERLGTVRFDRLSLRFPFVATLPQPATEAALGHGGAPVVRGETVTAIRRDGDRVRVFSFGANGQREWDAAVVVVAGGSAARDLVYRPGAIAVRHYPDRYLMVDAPVPERADAETAVVTLAPGGVLESFPLPGSRRRFVAWDRRDAGEGSVVAGAAGAGSGSGGAGSGSGSAGAGSGSAGAGSGSLAGGGAGSLAGAAAEDPAARDRRLRRALEERGEADAAASAVGATSFRVRRAVAPRLRRGRVLVVGDAAHEVSPIGGQGLNLGLLDAAGLAPLLTDWLRTGSAPDLDVERWEQRRVQSARIAAGIATLNTALGRPLGPRADAARSAALRVALSGASARVFAHAYAMGFDRGA; encoded by the coding sequence ATGCCTGAGGTCCTCATCGTCGGGGCGGGACCCGTCGGGATCATGCTCGGGGCGGAGCTCACGCGGCGCGGGGTGGAGGCGATCGTCCTCGAGCGCCGTATCGCCGTCGGTGCCGCCTCGCGGGCGATCGGACTGCATGCGCCGGTGCTCGCGGCGCTCGAGGACGGCGGCGCGACCGAGCGCATCCTTGACGGGGCGGTGCGGGTCGCCCGCGGCGAGTGCCGCGGGCTCGGCGCCGACGGCTGGGAGCGACTCGGGACGGTCCGGTTCGACCGGCTGTCGCTGCGGTTCCCGTTCGTCGCGACGCTGCCGCAGCCGGCGACCGAGGCGGCGCTCGGGCACGGGGGCGCGCCCGTCGTGCGCGGCGAGACGGTGACGGCGATCCGGCGGGACGGGGATCGCGTGCGGGTGTTCTCGTTCGGCGCGAATGGGCAGCGCGAGTGGGATGCCGCGGTCGTCGTCGTCGCGGGAGGCTCCGCCGCCCGCGATCTCGTCTACCGGCCGGGCGCGATCGCGGTGCGCCACTATCCGGATCGGTATCTCATGGTTGACGCTCCCGTCCCGGAGCGGGCGGACGCCGAGACCGCCGTGGTCACGCTCGCGCCCGGCGGGGTGCTGGAGTCGTTCCCGCTCCCCGGGAGCCGCCGGCGGTTCGTCGCGTGGGACCGGCGGGACGCGGGCGAGGGGTCGGTGGTCGCGGGGGCGGCGGGTGCGGGGTCGGGGTCGGGTGGCGCGGGGTCGGGGTCGGGTTCGGCGGGCGCGGGGTCGGGTTCGGCGGGCGCGGGGTCGGGGTCGCTTGCGGGCGGGGGCGCGGGGTCGCTTGCGGGCGCCGCCGCGGAGGATCCGGCGGCACGGGACAGGCGACTGCGCCGCGCGCTGGAGGAGCGCGGTGAAGCGGATGCCGCCGCGAGCGCCGTCGGGGCCACGTCATTCCGAGTACGGCGGGCGGTGGCACCGCGCCTGCGGCGCGGCCGGGTGCTCGTCGTCGGCGATGCGGCGCACGAGGTTAGCCCGATCGGCGGGCAGGGGTTGAACCTCGGACTGCTCGACGCCGCGGGACTCGCCCCGCTGCTCACCGACTGGCTGCGCACCGGCTCGGCGCCGGATCTCGACGTGGAGCGATGGGAGCAGCGCCGCGTGCAGTCGGCGCGGATCGCCGCCGGGATCGCGACGCTCAACACCGCGCTCGGCCGGCCGCTCGGCCCCCGCGCCGATGCGGCGCGTTCGGCGGCGCTGCGGGTGGCGCTGTCCGGGGCGTCGGCGCGGGTGTTCGCCCACGCGTATGCGATGGGTTTCGACCGCGGCGCATGA
- a CDS encoding methyltransferase domain-containing protein, whose protein sequence is MSLRVRDTEVRELMDDPDCDARRLAATFRRFGIVNRLVSGWGGVYRTQLRPYLASLARPARILDIGSGGGDLVVRLAALARRDGFDAEWTGADPDPRAHAAASAHRAPGVTFRCTDAATLVAAGERFDVVVSNHVLHHLDAEELSAFAADALALSRGAVLLADIARGRLAYALYAVGIMPLAPGTFLRTDGLRSIRRSYRRDELAAALGAPWRVEEPGPFRLLAIGAGHA, encoded by the coding sequence GTGAGCCTGCGGGTCCGCGACACCGAGGTGCGGGAGCTGATGGACGATCCGGACTGCGATGCCCGACGGCTCGCGGCGACGTTCCGGCGCTTCGGCATCGTGAACCGGCTCGTGTCGGGGTGGGGTGGGGTGTACCGCACGCAGCTGCGTCCGTACCTCGCGTCGCTCGCGCGACCCGCCCGCATCCTCGACATCGGCTCCGGGGGCGGGGACCTCGTCGTGCGGCTCGCGGCGCTCGCCCGCCGCGACGGATTCGACGCGGAGTGGACCGGCGCCGATCCCGATCCTCGCGCGCATGCCGCGGCATCCGCCCATCGCGCGCCGGGCGTGACGTTTCGCTGCACGGATGCCGCCACCCTCGTCGCGGCGGGCGAGCGTTTCGATGTCGTCGTGTCGAATCATGTGCTGCACCATCTCGACGCCGAGGAGCTCTCGGCCTTCGCGGCGGATGCGCTCGCCCTGTCGCGAGGCGCGGTGCTGCTGGCCGACATCGCACGCGGGCGCCTCGCGTACGCGCTGTATGCGGTCGGGATCATGCCGCTCGCGCCGGGGACGTTCCTGCGCACCGACGGACTGCGGTCGATCCGGCGCAGCTACCGTCGTGACGAACTCGCCGCCGCGCTCGGCGCGCCGTGGCGGGTCGAGGAGCCGGGGCCGTTCCGGCTGCTCGCGATCGGGGCGGGGCATGCCTGA
- a CDS encoding type III polyketide synthase: MPARILSIGTALPATRLPQEHVRDLFAAQPGVDRLTRRLIHAAFDAAAIDSRRTVLAALAPEGGTLAPGGGVALASGGADDERMPVRDAAGVLLRPSTGTRNAAYVRLAPPLFAEAARRALAGAGVERGEVTHVVTVSCTGLFAPGPDYRLVRDLGLPAGTERFHLGFVGCAAALPALRLAAALCAADPTAVVLVACAELCTLHFRPSADPEQIVAASVFADGAAAAVVTACAELAARHGGATLELDRFGTTLTRDGEADMAWTIGDAGFEMTLSAEVPRIIGREIRGAVGDFLGGERPDRWAVHPGGRSVLDRVEAGLDLPPAALAPSRTVLREHGNMSSATILFILARMLDEPADADVARVAALAFGPGLTVESAMLTLRAGAGAGAAGVAARGAAAVGAGATAESRR; this comes from the coding sequence ATGCCCGCCCGCATCCTGTCGATCGGAACCGCCCTCCCGGCGACGCGTCTGCCGCAGGAACACGTGCGGGATCTGTTCGCCGCCCAGCCCGGCGTCGACCGGCTGACGCGACGGCTCATCCACGCCGCGTTCGACGCGGCGGCGATCGACAGCCGCCGCACCGTGCTCGCGGCTCTCGCGCCTGAGGGCGGGACTCTCGCGCCGGGCGGCGGGGTTGCTCTCGCGTCCGGCGGGGCGGACGACGAGCGGATGCCGGTGCGCGACGCCGCCGGGGTGCTGCTGCGGCCCTCGACGGGCACGCGCAACGCCGCCTACGTGCGACTCGCGCCGCCGCTGTTCGCCGAGGCGGCACGGCGCGCACTGGCCGGAGCGGGGGTCGAGCGCGGCGAGGTCACGCACGTCGTCACGGTTTCGTGCACGGGCCTGTTCGCCCCGGGGCCGGACTACCGACTGGTGCGCGATCTCGGCCTGCCGGCGGGGACCGAGCGGTTCCATCTGGGTTTCGTGGGGTGCGCGGCGGCCCTCCCCGCCCTGCGGCTCGCCGCGGCGCTGTGCGCCGCCGATCCCACCGCCGTCGTGCTGGTCGCCTGCGCCGAACTGTGCACGCTGCACTTCCGGCCGTCGGCCGACCCCGAGCAGATCGTCGCGGCATCCGTGTTCGCCGACGGTGCGGCGGCGGCCGTCGTCACGGCCTGCGCCGAGCTCGCGGCACGGCACGGCGGCGCGACCCTCGAGCTCGATCGATTCGGCACGACCCTCACCCGCGATGGGGAGGCCGATATGGCGTGGACGATCGGCGATGCGGGCTTCGAGATGACCCTCTCGGCGGAGGTTCCCCGCATCATCGGACGCGAGATCCGCGGTGCGGTCGGGGATTTCCTCGGCGGCGAGCGCCCGGACCGGTGGGCGGTGCACCCCGGCGGACGGAGCGTGCTGGACCGCGTGGAGGCCGGGCTCGATCTCCCGCCGGCCGCCCTCGCGCCGTCGCGGACGGTGCTCCGCGAGCACGGGAACATGTCGAGCGCGACGATCCTGTTCATCCTGGCGCGGATGCTCGACGAGCCGGCGGATGCCGACGTCGCCCGCGTCGCGGCCCTCGCTTTCGGTCCGGGGCTCACCGTCGAATCGGCGATGCTCACGCTGCGCGCCGGGGCGGGCGCGGGCGCGGCGGGCGTCGCGGCGCGCGGGGCTGCGGCGGTCGGGGCGGGCGCGACGGCGGAGTCGCGACGGTGA
- a CDS encoding nitroreductase family protein, whose amino-acid sequence MSLTTVHPADTDAPILDVLAERWSTRIFDAQTPIDEDALASALEAARWAPSANNTQPWRFVVARRGTDAHAALVGALMCFNQSWAADAGALVVFAAAASLDGKPLNWAVYDTGQAAAYFTVQAHASGLHTHQMGGFDRAAIGEAFGFGDDLAAVTVMAVGALGSLAEAPEALRERELAPRTRRPIADSLIAND is encoded by the coding sequence ATGAGCCTCACCACCGTGCACCCCGCCGACACCGACGCGCCCATCCTGGACGTGCTCGCCGAGCGCTGGAGCACCCGCATCTTCGACGCGCAGACGCCGATCGACGAAGACGCCCTCGCGAGCGCGCTCGAGGCCGCCCGCTGGGCGCCGTCGGCGAACAACACCCAGCCGTGGCGCTTCGTGGTCGCCCGCCGGGGCACCGACGCGCACGCCGCGCTCGTCGGCGCGCTCATGTGCTTCAACCAGTCGTGGGCGGCCGATGCCGGTGCGCTCGTGGTGTTCGCGGCGGCGGCGTCGCTCGACGGCAAGCCGCTGAACTGGGCGGTGTACGACACCGGCCAGGCGGCGGCGTACTTCACGGTGCAGGCGCACGCGTCGGGACTGCACACGCACCAGATGGGCGGCTTCGATCGCGCCGCGATCGGCGAGGCGTTCGGTTTCGGCGACGATCTCGCCGCCGTCACGGTCATGGCCGTCGGCGCGCTCGGGTCGCTCGCCGAGGCGCCCGAGGCCCTGCGCGAGCGCGAACTCGCGCCGCGCACCCGTCGCCCGATCGCGGACTCCCTCATCGCGAACGACTGA
- the rraA gene encoding ribonuclease E activity regulator RraA: MTIATADLYDERGDALESLALQLHDIGGRVAFDGPVRTVRCHRDNALVKQILATPGDGAVLVIDGGGSLESALVGDLIAASAVAAGWAGIIVHGAIRDREAIATLPLGVKALGSNPRKSAKDGIGEVDVPVEIGGVVFRPGAHVWADADGILVERVER, encoded by the coding sequence ATGACGATCGCCACGGCCGACCTCTACGACGAGCGCGGCGACGCGCTGGAGTCCCTCGCCCTGCAGCTGCACGACATCGGCGGACGCGTCGCGTTCGACGGGCCCGTCCGCACGGTGCGCTGCCACCGCGACAACGCGCTGGTCAAGCAGATCCTCGCCACGCCGGGCGACGGCGCCGTGCTCGTCATCGACGGCGGCGGGTCGCTGGAGTCGGCGCTCGTGGGCGACCTCATCGCGGCGTCCGCGGTCGCCGCGGGGTGGGCCGGGATCATCGTGCACGGGGCGATCCGCGACCGGGAGGCGATCGCGACGCTGCCGCTCGGAGTCAAGGCGCTCGGCTCGAACCCGCGCAAGAGCGCCAAGGACGGCATCGGCGAGGTCGATGTCCCCGTGGAGATCGGCGGTGTCGTCTTCCGACCCGGCGCGCACGTGTGGGCGGATGCCGACGGCATACTCGTCGAGCGCGTCGAGCGCTGA
- a CDS encoding ABC transporter permease, producing the protein MTVQTPSFAQSVWLVAEREIGSKLRSKAFLISFGILFVIALAGVIWAGFSANDNSTTPVAVTSDAAQHVDGIPGLELTTVADQAAAEALVKDGTVDAAVVGDGQPPLGFSVIVESDVPSSLLMSLSQTPNVVVLDPANATNWIGYIAAIGFGVVFLFAAQTFGATIAQSVVEEKQTRVVELLISAIPARALLAGKVIGNTILAMGQVVILAAIAVVGLTVTGQTEFLQGIGGPIAWFSVFFLFGFVLLAALFAAAAAMVSRQEDIGATTTPLMFLILAPYFLVIFFWNNPTVLTVMSYVPFSAPVGMPVRLFLGQAQWWEPLVSLAILLVSCVLAILVGAKIYENSLLRMGARVKLTEALGR; encoded by the coding sequence GTGACCGTGCAGACCCCCTCCTTCGCCCAGAGCGTGTGGCTCGTCGCCGAGCGCGAGATCGGCTCGAAGCTGCGCAGCAAAGCGTTCCTCATCTCGTTCGGCATCCTGTTCGTGATCGCGCTGGCCGGCGTGATCTGGGCCGGATTCAGCGCGAACGACAACTCGACGACACCCGTCGCGGTCACCAGCGACGCCGCGCAGCACGTCGACGGCATCCCAGGGCTGGAGCTCACGACCGTCGCCGATCAGGCCGCCGCGGAGGCGCTCGTGAAGGACGGGACGGTGGATGCCGCGGTCGTCGGCGACGGCCAGCCGCCGCTCGGGTTCTCGGTGATCGTGGAATCCGACGTCCCCTCGAGCCTGCTGATGTCGCTGTCGCAGACCCCGAACGTGGTGGTGCTCGACCCCGCGAACGCGACGAACTGGATCGGCTACATCGCGGCGATCGGCTTCGGCGTCGTGTTCCTGTTCGCGGCGCAGACCTTCGGCGCGACGATCGCCCAGAGCGTCGTCGAGGAGAAGCAGACGCGCGTCGTGGAGCTGCTGATCTCGGCGATCCCGGCGCGGGCGCTGCTGGCGGGCAAGGTGATCGGCAACACGATCCTCGCGATGGGCCAGGTGGTCATCCTGGCGGCGATCGCGGTGGTCGGCCTCACGGTGACCGGGCAGACGGAGTTCCTGCAGGGCATCGGCGGTCCGATCGCGTGGTTCAGCGTGTTCTTCCTGTTCGGCTTCGTGCTGCTGGCGGCGCTGTTCGCCGCGGCGGCGGCGATGGTGTCGCGGCAGGAGGACATCGGGGCCACGACGACGCCGCTGATGTTCCTGATCCTCGCGCCGTACTTCCTGGTGATCTTCTTCTGGAACAACCCGACGGTCCTGACCGTGATGTCGTACGTGCCGTTCTCGGCCCCGGTGGGCATGCCGGTGCGGCTGTTCCTCGGTCAGGCGCAGTGGTGGGAGCCGCTGGTCTCGCTCGCGATCCTGCTGGTCTCGTGCGTCCTCGCGATCCTCGTCGGCGCGAAGATCTACGAGAACTCGCTGCTGCGGATGGGCGCCCGCGTCAAGCTCACCGAGGCGCTCGGGCGCTGA
- a CDS encoding ABC transporter ATP-binding protein codes for MLELSGITKSYGTHRVLDDVGFHVAPGRLTGFVGGNGAGKTTTMRIVLGVLARDGGTVTLDGAPVTAADRRRFGYMPEERGLYPKMRVLDHIVYLARLHGFDRADATARAEALLVELGLGERLQDNIETLSLGNQQRAQIAAALVHDPEVLILDEPFSGLDPLAVDVVAGVLQSRAAAGAAVLFSSHQLDVVERLCDDLVIIAGGTIRAAGRRDDLRAQHAGRRFELLSAGDLGWLRDAPGIDVVEFDGGYAVFDADTDEAAQDVLRRAVAAGAVTSFAPRHPTLAQIFKEVIQ; via the coding sequence ATGCTCGAACTGTCCGGCATCACCAAGAGCTACGGCACCCATCGGGTGCTCGACGACGTCGGGTTCCACGTCGCCCCCGGGCGCCTGACCGGCTTCGTCGGCGGCAACGGCGCGGGAAAGACCACCACGATGCGGATCGTGCTGGGCGTCCTCGCGCGCGACGGCGGCACCGTCACCCTCGACGGCGCGCCGGTGACGGCGGCCGACCGCCGCCGATTCGGCTACATGCCCGAGGAGCGCGGCCTGTACCCGAAGATGCGGGTGCTCGACCACATCGTGTACCTCGCCCGTCTGCACGGCTTCGACCGCGCCGACGCGACGGCCCGCGCGGAGGCGCTGCTGGTCGAGCTGGGGCTCGGCGAGCGCCTGCAGGACAACATCGAGACGCTGTCGCTGGGCAACCAGCAGCGCGCGCAGATCGCCGCCGCGCTCGTCCACGACCCCGAGGTGCTGATCCTCGACGAGCCGTTCTCGGGCCTTGATCCCCTCGCCGTCGACGTCGTCGCGGGCGTGCTGCAGAGCCGCGCCGCCGCGGGGGCGGCCGTGCTGTTCTCGTCTCACCAGCTCGACGTCGTGGAGCGCCTGTGCGACGACCTCGTGATCATCGCCGGGGGCACGATCCGCGCCGCCGGGCGCCGCGACGACCTGCGCGCGCAACACGCCGGGCGCCGCTTCGAACTCCTCTCCGCCGGGGATCTGGGGTGGCTGCGTGACGCCCCCGGCATCGATGTCGTCGAGTTCGACGGCGGCTACGCCGTGTTCGACGCCGACACCGACGAGGCGGCGCAGGACGTGCTGCGTCGCGCCGTCGCGGCGGGCGCGGTCACGAGCTTCGCCCCCCGGCATCCCACCCTCGCCCAGATCTTCAAGGAGGTCATCCAGTGA
- a CDS encoding response regulator gives MSVRVLLVDDHAVMRAGFRMILDAEDDLIVVGEAGNGADAVAAASALRPDAICMDVQMPGMDGLEATRRIVADPASTAAVVVVTTFDRDDYLFQALQAGASGFLLKNAGPEELVTAVRVAAAGDGLLAPAVTKRVIERFAASAPPDAPAAMPPSPAAALLTERETEVLRLLADARSNAEIATALYIGEATVKTHVSNVLQKLGARDRVAAVVYAHRHGLA, from the coding sequence ATGAGCGTGCGGGTGCTGCTCGTCGACGACCACGCCGTCATGCGGGCCGGGTTCCGCATGATCCTGGATGCCGAGGACGACCTCATCGTCGTCGGCGAGGCCGGCAACGGCGCCGACGCGGTGGCGGCGGCATCCGCCCTGCGTCCTGACGCCATCTGCATGGACGTCCAGATGCCGGGCATGGACGGGCTCGAGGCGACCCGCCGCATCGTCGCCGACCCCGCGAGCACGGCCGCCGTCGTCGTGGTGACGACCTTCGACCGCGACGACTACCTGTTCCAGGCGCTGCAGGCCGGCGCGAGCGGATTCCTGCTCAAGAACGCCGGGCCCGAGGAGCTCGTCACCGCGGTGCGCGTCGCGGCCGCCGGCGACGGGCTGCTCGCCCCGGCGGTCACCAAGCGCGTGATCGAGCGGTTCGCGGCATCCGCTCCCCCGGACGCCCCCGCGGCGATGCCGCCCTCGCCCGCCGCGGCGCTGCTCACCGAGCGCGAGACCGAGGTGCTGCGGCTCTTGGCCGACGCGCGCAGCAACGCCGAGATCGCCACGGCGCTGTACATCGGCGAGGCGACCGTGAAGACGCACGTGTCGAACGTGCTGCAGAAGCTCGGCGCGCGCGACCGCGTCGCCGCGGTCGTCTACGCGCACCGCCACGGCCTGGCCTGA